One stretch of bacterium DNA includes these proteins:
- a CDS encoding ABC transporter permease — MNLAVYIGRRVLLLPVMLVGITLLTFVLSHAVPADPVAANLGEQAAANPEVVAAFRHQWGLDRSPPQQYLIYVWRLLHGDMGTSISTHQAVATDLGQDLPATVELAFAAMLISLAVGIPLGIVAGVRRDTAVDQISRSGSLIGVSMPVFWLGLVALLIFYAWLGWAPSAGQLSPRLSRPPAVTNFVVIDALLAGEADVARDALSHLVLPALVLSAYSIGVITRMMRGSMLDVLGEDYVRTARAKGLPALRVTLRHAARNALLPVITIVGLSFGGLLSGAVITETVFAWPGLGSYAFRSATSLDFPAIMGVGIVVASVYVFANLLVDVAYAVADPRIRMG, encoded by the coding sequence GTGAACCTCGCGGTCTACATCGGCCGGCGTGTGTTGCTGCTGCCGGTGATGCTTGTCGGGATCACGCTGCTGACGTTCGTGCTCTCGCACGCGGTGCCGGCGGACCCGGTCGCGGCCAACCTCGGCGAACAGGCGGCCGCCAATCCCGAGGTCGTCGCCGCGTTTCGCCACCAGTGGGGGCTCGACCGGTCTCCGCCGCAGCAGTACCTGATCTACGTGTGGCGCCTGCTGCACGGGGACATGGGGACGTCGATCTCGACGCATCAGGCCGTCGCGACCGATCTCGGGCAGGATCTCCCTGCGACCGTGGAGCTCGCGTTCGCCGCGATGCTGATCAGCCTCGCGGTCGGCATTCCGCTCGGCATCGTCGCCGGCGTCCGCCGCGACACCGCGGTCGATCAGATCAGCCGGAGCGGGTCGCTGATCGGGGTCTCGATGCCGGTGTTCTGGCTGGGGCTGGTGGCGCTGCTGATCTTCTACGCGTGGCTCGGGTGGGCGCCGTCCGCGGGCCAGCTGAGCCCGCGTCTTTCGCGCCCGCCGGCCGTGACCAACTTCGTCGTGATCGACGCCCTGCTCGCCGGCGAGGCGGACGTCGCCCGGGATGCGCTCTCGCATCTCGTGCTGCCCGCGCTCGTGCTTTCCGCCTACAGCATCGGGGTCATCACCCGCATGATGCGCGGCAGCATGCTCGACGTGCTCGGCGAGGACTACGTGCGGACCGCGCGCGCCAAGGGACTTCCGGCCCTGCGGGTCACGCTGCGCCACGCCGCGCGCAACGCGCTGCTTCCGGTGATCACGATCGTTGGCCTGAGCTTCGGCGGGCTGCTCTCGGGCGCCGTCATCACCGAGACCGTCTTCGCCTGGCCGGGCCTCGGATCGTACGCGTTCCGCAGCGCCACGTCGCTCGACTTCCCGGCGATCATGGGGGTGGGGATCGTCGTGGCCTCCGTGTACGTCTTCGCGAATCTGCTGGTCGACGTCGCCTACGCGGTCGCCGACCCGCGGATCCGGATGGGCTGA
- a CDS encoding ABC transporter substrate-binding protein: MTNGRAMMTQGTVKSQRPAAVDVAPARGTLTRRNLVAAAAAGAAAAAMGALRRGTTALGAAASSRDTVVMAPSYVIRSLDPGHTLEPLGEMICHATYDALVTLNGEDLSNPRPHVAASWNVTGGGRLYTFTLRRDIRFASGNPLTSADVKWSFERVMNLKSNPAFFLDNVAAVTAPDPYTVVLRLRDPQPSIIPILSNGALGIVDSKTAAAQGADAGPDAASRDHAEGYLNSHSLGGGAFILESHTPNQEVVLARNPRHWRGAPSIARVVIKNIPEASTQALGLERGDLDVATGLGLSNAQTLSRVPSVTIKNSLIAASFVMMVNTDPELSGSLANPKIIQAIRYALDYDGILKIAGPGAVRMAGVIPNNLAGALDPREAVKTDRDRAKALIRESGIASPRGRMNYASDQTSFGIQYPIMAQKLQADLAAVGITVELNGLPGAVALGEYRAAKAPALFGGYVADYPDATDFLVYLPGRLVGKRLRWPATASAAAGELAHWGDQAEQEADARARVALLQKAQRRLLEIGPYIPLFTPALPWGYRADLRGVTFNSVWGTDFFTVKRT; encoded by the coding sequence ATGACCAACGGGAGGGCCATGATGACGCAGGGCACGGTGAAATCACAGCGGCCGGCCGCGGTGGACGTCGCGCCGGCGCGCGGCACGCTGACCCGCCGGAATCTGGTCGCGGCGGCGGCCGCCGGCGCGGCGGCGGCCGCGATGGGCGCGCTCCGGCGCGGGACCACGGCGCTCGGGGCCGCCGCGTCGTCCCGGGACACCGTCGTGATGGCGCCGAGCTACGTCATCCGGAGCCTCGATCCGGGGCACACGCTCGAGCCGCTCGGCGAGATGATCTGCCACGCGACGTACGACGCGCTCGTGACCCTGAACGGCGAGGACCTCTCGAACCCCCGGCCGCACGTGGCGGCGTCCTGGAACGTCACCGGAGGAGGCCGCCTGTACACCTTCACGCTTCGGCGCGACATCCGCTTCGCGTCGGGCAATCCGCTGACGTCGGCGGACGTCAAGTGGTCGTTCGAACGGGTGATGAACTTGAAATCCAACCCGGCGTTCTTCCTCGACAACGTTGCCGCGGTGACAGCGCCCGATCCCTACACGGTCGTGCTGCGGCTGCGGGACCCCCAGCCGTCGATCATCCCGATCCTGTCGAACGGCGCCCTTGGGATCGTCGACAGCAAGACGGCGGCCGCGCAGGGCGCGGACGCCGGCCCCGACGCCGCGAGCCGGGACCATGCGGAGGGGTACCTCAATTCGCATTCGCTCGGCGGCGGGGCCTTCATCCTCGAGAGCCACACGCCGAATCAGGAAGTCGTGCTCGCGCGCAATCCCCGGCATTGGCGCGGCGCGCCGTCGATCGCGCGGGTCGTGATCAAGAACATCCCCGAAGCTTCGACGCAGGCGCTCGGGCTCGAGCGCGGCGATCTCGACGTCGCGACCGGGCTCGGGCTCTCGAACGCGCAGACGCTCTCGCGCGTGCCGAGCGTGACGATCAAGAACAGTCTGATCGCCGCCTCGTTCGTGATGATGGTCAACACGGATCCCGAATTGAGCGGCTCGCTGGCCAATCCCAAGATCATCCAGGCGATCCGCTACGCGCTCGACTACGACGGCATCTTGAAGATCGCGGGGCCGGGCGCGGTACGGATGGCCGGCGTGATTCCCAATAACCTGGCGGGCGCGCTCGACCCTCGGGAGGCCGTCAAGACCGACCGCGACCGGGCGAAGGCCCTGATCCGGGAGTCCGGCATCGCCTCCCCGCGGGGCCGCATGAACTACGCGAGCGACCAGACGTCGTTCGGCATCCAGTACCCGATCATGGCGCAGAAGCTCCAGGCCGACCTCGCCGCCGTGGGCATCACGGTGGAGCTCAACGGACTGCCCGGCGCGGTCGCGCTCGGGGAGTACCGGGCGGCCAAGGCCCCGGCGCTCTTCGGCGGCTACGTCGCCGACTATCCGGACGCGACCGACTTCCTCGTGTACCTTCCGGGGCGCCTCGTCGGCAAGCGGCTGCGCTGGCCGGCGACGGCGAGCGCGGCGGCGGGCGAACTGGCGCACTGGGGCGACCAGGCGGAGCAGGAGGCCGATGCGCGCGCCCGGGTTGCGCTCTTACAGAAGGCCCAGCGGCGTCTGCTGGAGATCGGCCCGTACATCCCGCTGTTCACGCCGGCGTTGCCCTGGGGCTACCGTGCGGACCTGCGCGGCGTCACGTTCAACAGCGTCTGGGGGACCGACTTCTTCACGGTCAAGCGCACCTAG
- a CDS encoding ABC transporter substrate-binding protein, with product MTRTDSCGRPAGRRVSRRSVLRGFGAGVLLAGSSRALGAPGPAEAASAAGERGTLIVGGAALFRTLDPGRTIEVNGMSVEKACCDTLVTFYGEDLRTPRPVLATAWRTSADGRTFTFTLRSGVHFASGNELTSADVKWSFDRILNLKANTLFLFDGVDGIDAPNPSTVVIRTKAAKPDLVPILSHPGLSVLDSRLLIQNGGDAGAGANTSDHAEPYLFQHSAGSGPFTLQSYTPSQELILARNPRYWGPPPRLERIVIRHVPDPVTQALQVVRGDIDVASTIGPDQEEPLRRVPSVVVRATPAATTFYILMNNNPDVGGPFSNPKVQQAVRYALDYDGIMKIAGPGAARLAGVIPTLMPGSLDPREAAKTDLARARALLKESGLAAVTGKFQYSSDAIQFGIPTSLIAQKIQSDLARVGINLALDGLPNVTSLTLYRAGKDQFGCWGWAADYPDASDFLVYAPGRVVGKRAGWLPSASPAAQRLAALADAAEAEPDARKRIAMLQQFEHMLVQAGPYVPLFQPAIPFAHRSNVAGVSYNSVWALDLAAIRKTA from the coding sequence ATGACGCGTACGGACTCGTGTGGAAGGCCGGCCGGGCGCCGGGTGAGCCGCCGGTCGGTGCTTCGCGGATTCGGCGCGGGGGTGCTGCTCGCCGGAAGCAGCCGCGCGCTCGGCGCCCCCGGACCGGCCGAGGCGGCCTCGGCCGCGGGCGAGCGAGGCACGCTCATCGTCGGCGGCGCCGCGCTGTTCCGAACGCTCGACCCGGGCCGGACGATCGAAGTCAACGGCATGAGCGTCGAGAAGGCGTGCTGCGACACGCTCGTGACGTTCTACGGCGAGGATCTGCGCACGCCGCGTCCGGTGCTCGCCACGGCGTGGCGGACGAGCGCCGACGGCCGGACGTTCACGTTCACGCTGCGGTCCGGCGTGCATTTCGCGAGCGGCAACGAATTGACGTCGGCCGACGTGAAGTGGAGCTTCGACCGCATTCTGAACCTCAAGGCGAATACGCTGTTTCTCTTCGACGGCGTGGACGGCATCGACGCGCCGAACCCGTCCACCGTGGTGATCCGCACCAAGGCGGCCAAGCCGGACCTCGTTCCGATTCTGTCGCATCCCGGCCTGTCGGTCCTCGACAGCCGCCTCCTGATCCAGAACGGGGGCGACGCCGGCGCCGGCGCGAACACGAGCGATCACGCCGAGCCCTACCTCTTCCAGCATTCCGCCGGCAGCGGGCCGTTCACGCTGCAGAGCTACACGCCGTCGCAGGAACTGATCCTCGCGCGCAACCCGCGGTATTGGGGTCCCCCGCCGCGTCTCGAGCGGATCGTGATCCGGCACGTGCCGGATCCGGTCACCCAGGCTCTCCAGGTCGTGCGCGGCGACATCGACGTGGCCTCGACGATCGGACCGGACCAGGAAGAGCCGCTCCGCCGCGTGCCGAGCGTCGTTGTGCGGGCGACGCCCGCCGCGACGACGTTCTACATCTTGATGAACAACAACCCCGACGTGGGCGGACCGTTCTCGAACCCGAAGGTCCAGCAGGCCGTCCGCTACGCGCTCGACTATGACGGCATCATGAAGATCGCCGGGCCCGGCGCGGCGCGGCTCGCCGGGGTCATTCCCACGCTCATGCCCGGATCGCTGGATCCCCGGGAGGCGGCCAAGACGGATCTCGCGCGCGCCCGCGCGCTGCTCAAGGAATCGGGCCTGGCCGCGGTCACGGGCAAGTTTCAGTATTCCAGCGACGCGATCCAGTTCGGCATTCCCACGTCGCTGATCGCCCAGAAGATCCAGTCCGACCTCGCCCGCGTCGGCATCAACCTGGCGCTCGACGGCCTCCCGAACGTGACGTCCCTGACCCTCTACCGCGCCGGCAAGGACCAGTTCGGATGCTGGGGGTGGGCGGCGGACTATCCGGACGCCAGCGATTTTCTCGTCTACGCGCCGGGGCGGGTCGTGGGGAAGCGCGCGGGCTGGCTGCCCTCGGCGAGCCCGGCGGCGCAGCGGCTCGCCGCGCTTGCCGATGCGGCGGAGGCGGAACCCGACGCCCGCAAGCGCATCGCGATGCTGCAGCAGTTCGAGCACATGCTGGTCCAGGCCGGGCCCTATGTGCCGCTCTTCCAGCCGGCGATCCCATTCGCCCACCGGAGCAATGTGGCGGGGGTCTCCTACAACAGCGTGTGGGCGCTCGACCTCGCGGCAATCCGGAAGACGGCATGA
- a CDS encoding M14 family zinc carboxypeptidase, translating to MTVLLDERLPRTLEGLLSRLEREAASGDRVEAWLFESAARRRAAERRLAERGVPAVLRSAYKPLVHFFLEEADAGTLRRAAIRYPVRDGASEKRFRLEAYPLAALLPGVDVRLLPSPGACHYQVDLERRGGGTEMHRVFAPNRMREDHLGERVLAPAGWLRITGAGEDRPRVDEPMATEYETIFHRVLSAVRGRDWGTREPYFEQLVIDAEIPDVDEPLPYGDECLSTCEALHEDLYFSILEYFKHRAGRPIDDRTTRPGQIVPDIHQGAEAPRVRVTLETPAVEPNRSGPPARLESAAGPLALSEIWDATAALGGQPISAQSRQGRPVRGVYRPGRRPAVVVTAGQHANETTGVVGALRAARRLAEDPGASFAVIPLENPDGYALHRRLCRTNPRHMHHAARYTALGDDLQSRTREPWHEKAARLDAQRLSGARLHINLHGYPAHEWTRPLTGYLPRGFQTWSVPKGFYLILRHHPSWAPRVRGFLDALTARLAAVPGLVEFNRSQLAASAPHTGERPDPVLHEIPCQITEDETAPFPLGLITEFPDETIYGDLFVLAHTVQMETVLAAETLNAEMTDP from the coding sequence ATGACGGTCCTGCTGGACGAGCGACTGCCGCGAACCCTCGAGGGTCTGCTGTCGCGCCTCGAGCGCGAGGCCGCATCCGGCGACCGGGTCGAGGCGTGGCTCTTCGAAAGTGCCGCGCGGCGGCGGGCGGCGGAACGCCGCCTAGCCGAACGGGGCGTCCCCGCGGTGCTGCGCAGCGCGTACAAGCCGCTGGTGCACTTCTTTCTCGAGGAGGCGGACGCCGGTACGCTGCGGCGCGCAGCCATCCGCTACCCGGTGCGCGACGGCGCGTCCGAGAAGCGCTTTCGCCTCGAAGCGTATCCCCTCGCCGCGCTGCTCCCAGGCGTGGACGTCCGGCTTCTTCCCTCGCCCGGCGCGTGCCACTACCAGGTCGATCTCGAGCGGCGCGGCGGCGGCACCGAGATGCACCGCGTATTCGCGCCGAACCGGATGCGGGAGGACCATCTCGGCGAGCGGGTCCTCGCCCCCGCGGGGTGGCTTCGGATCACGGGAGCGGGCGAGGATCGGCCGCGCGTCGATGAACCGATGGCCACCGAGTACGAGACGATCTTTCACCGTGTCCTGAGCGCGGTGCGCGGCCGCGACTGGGGGACGCGCGAACCGTATTTCGAGCAGCTCGTGATCGACGCCGAGATCCCGGACGTCGACGAGCCGCTCCCATACGGCGACGAGTGCCTCAGCACATGCGAGGCGCTCCACGAAGACCTCTACTTCTCTATCTTGGAATACTTCAAACATCGGGCGGGCCGCCCGATCGACGACCGGACGACCCGGCCCGGCCAGATCGTCCCCGACATCCATCAGGGGGCGGAAGCGCCGCGGGTGCGCGTGACCCTCGAGACGCCGGCGGTCGAGCCGAACCGCTCAGGACCGCCCGCGCGGCTCGAGTCCGCCGCCGGCCCGCTCGCGCTCTCGGAGATCTGGGACGCGACCGCGGCGCTCGGGGGACAGCCAATCTCGGCGCAGTCGCGGCAGGGCCGCCCGGTTCGCGGCGTATACCGGCCGGGCCGCCGTCCCGCGGTCGTCGTGACGGCCGGACAACATGCCAATGAAACGACCGGCGTCGTCGGCGCCCTGCGCGCGGCCCGGCGCCTCGCGGAAGATCCCGGCGCCTCGTTCGCGGTGATTCCGCTCGAAAATCCCGACGGCTACGCGCTGCACCGCCGCCTCTGCCGGACCAACCCGCGCCACATGCACCACGCGGCGCGCTACACCGCGCTCGGCGACGACCTGCAGTCCCGGACGCGCGAACCGTGGCACGAAAAGGCGGCCCGGCTCGACGCGCAGCGTCTGAGCGGTGCGCGCCTGCATATCAACCTCCACGGCTACCCGGCGCACGAGTGGACGCGCCCGCTCACCGGCTATCTTCCGCGGGGATTTCAGACCTGGTCGGTCCCCAAGGGCTTCTATCTCATCCTGCGCCACCACCCGTCGTGGGCGCCGCGCGTCCGGGGATTTCTCGACGCGCTCACGGCGCGGCTCGCGGCCGTTCCGGGTCTCGTCGAGTTCAACCGGTCGCAGCTCGCCGCGTCGGCGCCGCATACCGGGGAGCGGCCCGATCCCGTGCTGCACGAGATCCCCTGCCAGATCACGGAAGACGAGACGGCGCCGTTTCCGCTCGGACTGATCACGGAGTTCCCGGACGAGACGATCTACGGCGATCTGTTCGTGCTGGCGCATACGGTTCAGATGGAGACGGTGCTCGCCGCGGAGACGCTCAACGCCGAGATGACCGACCCATAA
- a CDS encoding lyase family protein, whose protein sequence is MHAGGAARDPVYVGQVLEPRYAFACREEFPHLRDVLVAHVLMLRRRHLLDPGAAGETLRALVSLTAADLPPYDPRWEDLYFVIHDRVDTATRGRGEFRLALSRNDAGAAVARLMLREQTLDVIAAADGVRGAVIDQAERHRATLIMAHTHHQHAQPTTAGHYLLAAAATLARCADRYRCALDRLNRSPLGAVALTTTGFAIDRHYVAALLGFDGIVENSYDAVAAGDYVCELAGCHAVLATSLSRVVHDLLFWAGSEIDGLRLAPSFIQISSLMPQKRNPVALEHIRSALSRLLGECLGVWASSHNTPFGDINDPVEDLLPPLTASHRELRGTLDLLRAVVAQAEIRPEAWAAALRGTFATSTELADTLVREGGLRFADAHAAAAHLVAARRARGEDFGGVRPEEVEAATEAAAGRRVTLSKEALAAALDPAAFVARRDVEGGPGPRAADVMLQSARSALSDSRGRTDAARAKIADARARREQAVADALAAPSRSGDDGRPGGRAP, encoded by the coding sequence ATGCACGCCGGCGGCGCTGCGCGCGATCCCGTGTACGTCGGGCAGGTGCTCGAGCCGCGCTATGCGTTCGCGTGCCGGGAGGAATTTCCGCATCTGCGCGACGTCCTCGTCGCGCACGTGCTGATGCTCCGCCGCCGGCACCTGCTCGACCCGGGCGCCGCGGGGGAGACCCTGCGCGCGCTCGTCTCGCTGACGGCCGCCGACCTGCCGCCGTACGACCCGCGCTGGGAGGACCTGTACTTCGTGATCCACGACCGCGTGGACACGGCGACGCGCGGCCGCGGGGAGTTTCGTTTGGCCCTGAGCCGGAACGACGCCGGGGCCGCGGTCGCGCGCCTGATGCTCCGGGAGCAGACGCTCGACGTCATCGCCGCCGCCGACGGCGTGCGCGGGGCGGTGATCGATCAGGCCGAGCGCCACCGCGCCACGCTGATCATGGCGCACACACACCATCAGCACGCGCAGCCGACGACCGCCGGCCACTATCTGCTGGCCGCGGCCGCCACGCTTGCCCGGTGCGCGGACCGCTACCGCTGCGCGCTCGACCGGCTGAACCGGTCGCCGCTGGGCGCGGTCGCCCTCACGACGACCGGCTTCGCGATCGACCGGCACTACGTCGCCGCGCTGTTGGGCTTCGACGGCATCGTCGAGAACAGTTACGACGCCGTCGCGGCCGGCGACTACGTGTGCGAGCTCGCGGGCTGCCACGCGGTGCTGGCCACGAGCCTCAGCCGCGTCGTACACGACCTGCTGTTCTGGGCCGGCTCGGAGATCGACGGGCTGCGCCTCGCGCCGTCCTTCATTCAGATCAGCAGTCTGATGCCCCAGAAGCGCAACCCGGTGGCCCTCGAACACATCCGCAGCGCGCTCAGCCGCCTGCTCGGGGAGTGTCTCGGCGTCTGGGCCTCGTCGCACAACACGCCGTTCGGCGACATCAACGACCCGGTGGAGGACCTCCTCCCGCCGCTGACCGCGTCCCACCGCGAGCTGCGCGGAACGCTCGACCTGCTCCGGGCCGTCGTCGCGCAGGCGGAGATCCGGCCGGAGGCATGGGCCGCCGCGCTGCGCGGGACGTTTGCGACGAGCACCGAACTCGCCGATACGCTCGTCCGCGAGGGGGGCCTGCGCTTCGCGGATGCGCACGCGGCGGCCGCGCATCTCGTGGCCGCACGGCGGGCGCGGGGAGAGGATTTCGGCGGCGTCCGGCCGGAGGAGGTCGAAGCGGCCACCGAAGCGGCGGCGGGCCGCCGCGTGACACTGTCCAAGGAGGCGCTCGCCGCGGCCCTGGATCCGGCGGCGTTTGTCGCGCGGCGCGACGTCGAGGGCGGCCCCGGGCCGCGCGCCGCGGACGTTATGCTGCAGTCGGCCCGCTCAGCGCTGTCGGACAGCCGCGGCCGGACCGACGCGGCGCGCGCAAAGATCGCGGACGCCCGGGCGCGGCGCGAACAGGCCGTGGCCGATGCGCTGGCGGCGCCGTCGCGCTCGGGCGACGACGGCCGGCCCGGCGGCCGGGCACCATGA
- a CDS encoding extracellular solute-binding protein, whose amino-acid sequence MLRTLIALALATALGGAAAAQAQPATTITYWQYYFESKVKLMDALIPQFERQNPGIHVVQETFPYDSYNQKVASAVPAGQGPDVVNLFYGWLPQYVGSGYLIPLPANAFPDAQIERDFVPMVKAAKFDGKYWALPTAVRTLALFYNRDMFRRVGIRAPATWDEFTADAQRLTERDARGRITTEGFGISPDGQDHQLIREVLFRQWGTAPYSSDGRKVTYNNARGAAALQWYTDLVTKDKVGVIGFFPGGNGYRDAFVAGKAGMIVDGSFAIGSIRSAAKFDWGVAMLPRRTAGGTPGNFGSFWVHGLTRKAAGARQAAAVAFLKFITSPDVQRTWLQQVGEIPAAKALASDPKLAQDPVYGPFISSLPFAHATFFVDETAQRTVVLDAINEVVLNHTDPKAALDQAAAKEQKVLDDFWAKQKHP is encoded by the coding sequence ATGCTGAGAACACTGATCGCGCTTGCGCTGGCGACGGCGCTCGGCGGCGCCGCGGCGGCGCAGGCCCAGCCGGCGACCACGATCACGTACTGGCAGTACTACTTCGAGAGCAAGGTCAAGCTCATGGATGCGCTGATTCCGCAGTTCGAGCGGCAGAACCCCGGCATCCACGTGGTTCAGGAGACCTTCCCGTACGACTCGTACAACCAAAAGGTGGCCAGCGCGGTCCCCGCGGGCCAGGGCCCCGACGTCGTCAACCTCTTCTATGGGTGGCTCCCGCAGTACGTCGGGAGCGGATACCTGATCCCGCTGCCGGCCAACGCCTTCCCCGACGCCCAGATCGAGCGCGACTTCGTGCCGATGGTCAAGGCCGCGAAGTTCGACGGCAAGTACTGGGCGCTGCCGACCGCGGTCCGCACGCTCGCGCTGTTCTACAACCGCGACATGTTCCGGCGCGTCGGAATCCGGGCGCCCGCGACGTGGGACGAGTTTACCGCCGACGCTCAGCGGCTGACCGAGCGGGATGCCCGGGGCCGCATCACCACCGAAGGGTTCGGCATTTCTCCGGACGGCCAGGACCATCAGCTGATCCGCGAGGTCCTGTTCCGGCAGTGGGGCACCGCCCCCTACAGCAGCGACGGCCGCAAGGTCACGTACAACAACGCGCGCGGCGCGGCGGCCCTGCAGTGGTACACCGATCTCGTGACCAAGGACAAAGTCGGCGTGATCGGCTTCTTTCCCGGCGGCAACGGCTACCGCGACGCGTTCGTCGCGGGCAAGGCCGGCATGATCGTCGACGGCTCGTTCGCGATCGGCTCGATCCGCTCGGCCGCGAAGTTCGACTGGGGCGTGGCGATGCTCCCGCGCCGGACCGCCGGCGGGACGCCGGGCAACTTCGGGTCGTTCTGGGTGCACGGGCTGACCCGGAAGGCCGCCGGCGCGCGGCAGGCGGCCGCGGTCGCGTTCCTCAAGTTCATCACGTCGCCGGACGTGCAGCGCACCTGGCTGCAGCAGGTCGGGGAGATCCCCGCCGCCAAAGCGCTGGCCTCGGACCCGAAACTCGCACAGGATCCGGTGTACGGCCCGTTCATCTCGAGCCTGCCCTTTGCGCACGCGACCTTCTTTGTCGACGAAACCGCGCAGCGGACCGTGGTGCTCGACGCGATCAACGAAGTGGTGCTCAATCACACGGACCCCAAGGCCGCGCTGGACCAGGCCGCGGCCAAGGAGCAGAAAGTGCTCGACGACTTCTGGGCGAAGCAGAAGCACCCGTAG
- a CDS encoding sugar ABC transporter permease — protein MALSVARPRTPPRQTRLGLGARRALWAYAFLAVPMAFFLAIRIAPALSALAISLHRWNILSAEQPFVGLANFREIAADPLFWKAVRNTIRYAVVGIPAQIALGLGVALLLRRIVRLRGFFRALYFVPFVTPVVAAAWVWQWMYSPQFGPLGRIFDVVGLEIPPLLRTPSLALYAVTAMVVWEYLGFQIVIFLAGLNAIPGAYYEAAAVDGAGGWRLFRHITVPLLNPTLVFSTVYGTIIYLQLFTQVLNMTFGDPGGPLGSTETVVLYVYTQGFQRFHMGQAAAATVILFGVIMVISLAQLTVLSRPVEY, from the coding sequence GTGGCGCTGAGCGTCGCGCGGCCGCGCACCCCTCCGCGGCAGACGCGCCTCGGGCTCGGCGCGCGCCGCGCGCTGTGGGCGTACGCGTTTCTCGCGGTGCCGATGGCGTTCTTTCTCGCCATCCGCATCGCCCCGGCGCTGTCCGCGCTGGCGATCAGCCTGCACCGGTGGAACATCCTCAGCGCCGAGCAGCCGTTCGTCGGCCTGGCGAACTTCCGCGAGATCGCCGCCGACCCGCTGTTCTGGAAGGCGGTCCGCAACACCATCCGGTACGCCGTCGTGGGCATCCCGGCGCAGATCGCGCTGGGGCTCGGCGTCGCCCTGCTGCTGCGGCGCATCGTCCGGCTGCGCGGCTTCTTCCGCGCGCTCTACTTCGTTCCGTTTGTCACGCCCGTCGTCGCCGCGGCGTGGGTCTGGCAGTGGATGTACTCGCCGCAGTTCGGGCCGCTCGGCCGCATCTTCGACGTGGTGGGGCTCGAGATTCCGCCGCTGCTGCGAACGCCCTCGCTCGCGCTCTACGCCGTCACCGCCATGGTGGTGTGGGAGTATCTGGGTTTTCAGATCGTGATCTTCCTCGCCGGCCTCAACGCGATCCCGGGCGCGTACTACGAAGCGGCGGCCGTCGACGGCGCGGGGGGCTGGCGCCTGTTCCGCCACATCACCGTCCCGCTGCTCAACCCGACGCTCGTCTTCTCGACCGTGTACGGTACGATCATCTACCTGCAGTTGTTCACGCAGGTGCTCAACATGACGTTCGGCGATCCGGGCGGGCCGCTCGGCAGCACGGAGACCGTCGTCCTCTACGTGTACACGCAGGGCTTTCAGCGGTTCCACATGGGCCAGGCCGCGGCCGCGACCGTGATCCTGTTCGGCGTGATCATGGTCATTTCGCTGGCGCAGCTCACCGTGCTGTCCCGCCCGGTGGAGTACTGA
- a CDS encoding carbohydrate ABC transporter permease, with product MAGRAWATAGAYLALAAGSVLVVFPFAWMLATALKGPREIFELHFWPHSPTLDNIREVLLRTQFPRWFANSLGVALATTASVAFFDSLVGYTLAKLRFPGRTVAFVVILSTLMIPTEMLVIPWYTMSARLGWINTYWGIMFPGLFSAFGVFLMRQFMTGVPDELLDAARIDGLSEFGLFTRIALPLVRPALAALCIFTFLGNWNAFLWPLIVIQTPAMRTLPVGIALFSGEAGSSWHLIMAASALAVLPVLAVFAVLQRQIIEGVVLTGLRG from the coding sequence ATGGCGGGCCGCGCGTGGGCCACGGCCGGGGCGTACCTGGCGCTCGCGGCCGGCAGCGTGCTGGTCGTCTTTCCGTTCGCGTGGATGCTGGCCACGGCGCTGAAGGGGCCGCGCGAGATCTTCGAGCTGCACTTCTGGCCGCACAGCCCGACGCTCGACAACATCCGGGAGGTCCTGCTGCGCACGCAGTTTCCGCGGTGGTTCGCGAACAGCCTCGGCGTGGCGCTCGCCACGACCGCGAGCGTGGCGTTCTTCGACTCCCTCGTCGGTTACACGCTGGCCAAGCTGCGGTTCCCCGGGCGGACGGTCGCGTTCGTCGTCATCTTGAGCACGCTGATGATCCCGACCGAGATGCTGGTGATTCCCTGGTACACGATGAGCGCGCGGCTCGGCTGGATCAACACCTACTGGGGGATCATGTTCCCCGGCCTGTTCAGCGCCTTCGGCGTCTTCCTGATGCGCCAGTTCATGACCGGCGTGCCCGACGAACTGCTCGACGCCGCGCGCATCGACGGGCTGTCGGAGTTCGGCCTGTTCACGCGCATCGCGCTGCCGTTGGTGCGGCCGGCGCTCGCGGCGCTCTGCATCTTCACGTTCCTCGGCAACTGGAACGCCTTTCTGTGGCCGCTCATCGTGATCCAGACCCCCGCGATGCGCACGCTCCCGGTCGGGATCGCGCTGTTCAGCGGGGAGGCCGGCTCCTCTTGGCACCTCATCATGGCCGCCTCCGCGCTGGCCGTCCTGCCGGTGCTCGCGGTGTTCGCCGTCCTGCAGCGCCAGATCATCGAAGGGGTCGTGCTGACGGGCCTGCGCGGCTAG